One part of the Eublepharis macularius isolate TG4126 chromosome 16, MPM_Emac_v1.0, whole genome shotgun sequence genome encodes these proteins:
- the CREBL2 gene encoding cAMP-responsive element-binding protein-like 2: MDDSKVAGGKVKKPGKRGRKPAKIDLKAKLERSRQSARECRARKKLRYQYLEELVSSRERAICALREELDMYKQWCTAMDQGKIPSEIKALLSGEEPSKPQQNSNKIAKAVKADANGHNLW, translated from the exons ATGGACGACAGCAAA gtggctggagGCAAAGTGAAGAAGCCAGGGAAGCGAGGCCGTAAACCAGCCAAAATAGATCTGAAAGCCAAGCTTgagaggagcaggcagagtgCACGAGAATGCAGAGCAAGGAAGAAGTTGAGGTACCAGTACCTGGAAGAGCTGGTGTCTAGCAGAGAGAGGGCGATCTGTGCGCTGCGAGAAGAGTTAGACATG TACAAACAGTGGTGCACAGCAATGGACCAAGGGAAAATCCCCTCTGAGATCAAAGCCCTGCTCAGTGGAGAAGAGCCAAGCAAGCCTCAGCAGAACTCCAACAAGATCGCCAAGGCTGTCAAGGCAGACGCCAACGGCCACAATCTGT GGTGA
- the GPR19 gene encoding probable G-protein coupled receptor 19 translates to MVVHELSPSMQRVNMLLACNMENQGVAVLTSTTGLLEQDYQTAKTSSPRASHEATHLPKAHELEKNMTALQYELMPGELIAASLLLGALWLLSTFGNALVCLVIHRSRRTQSTTNYFVVSLACADLLLSVGSMPLVLLQLASGRWTLGSTMCKLVRYLQYLTPGVQMYVLLSICVDRFYTIVYPLSFKVSREKAKKMIAASWLLDAALASPALLFYRAGQDHHCNFFPPYSWEGTVYSIIYSLVAFLIPSVLIILFYQKVVKYIWRIGTDGRTVRRTMNIVPRTKVKTIKMFLTLNLLFLLSWLPFYVVQLWHPHETDYRKSSLVFMSVTLISFSSSASKPTLYSVYNANFRRGMKETFCMSSMKCYRSNAYTITASSRVAKRNYVGISEMPPPAKTVSKDSVYDSFDREAKEKKLAWPINSNPPNTFV, encoded by the exons ATGGTAGTGCATGAATTAAG CCCTTCAATGCAAAGAGTGAATATGTTGCTTGCCTGCAACATGGAAAACCAGGGTGTTGCTGTGCTTACCTCAACAACTGGCCTGCTGGAGCAGGACTACCAGACAGCCAAGACATCCAGCCCTCGGGCCAGCCACGAGGCAACTCATTTGCCCAAAGCACACGAGCTCGAGAAAAACATGACAGCCTTGCAGTACGAGTTGATGCCGGGGGAACTCATAGCAGCCAGTCTGCTTTTGGGAGCTTTGTGGCTCCTTTCCACCTTTGGGAACGCCCTCGTTTGCCTGGTGATCCACAGGAGCAGGAGGACTCAGTCTACCACAAACTACTTTGTTGTCTCCCTGGCCTGCGCAGACTTGCTCCTTAGCGTAGGAAGCATGCCATTGGTGCTTCTGCAGTTAGCCTCTGGCAGATGGACCCTTGGGAGCACGATGTGCAAGCTTGTCAGGTATCTCCAGTATCTCACCCCTGGTGTCCAGATGTATGTGCTGCTCTCCATCTGCGTGGACAGGTTCTATACCATCGTCTACCCCCTGAGCTTCAAGGTGTCTCGGGAAAAAGCCAAGAAAATGATTGCCGCCTCTTGGCTCTTGGACGCTGCGCTGGCATCACCAGCGTTGCTCTtttacagggcagggcaggatcACCACTGCAACTTCTTCCCCCCCTACTCCTGGGAGGGGACGGTTTACAGCATCATCTATTCATTGGTGGCATTTCTGATCCCGTCTGTTCTCATCATTCTCTTTTACCAAAAAGTTGTCAAGTACATTTGGCGGATAGGCACAGACGGCAGGACAGTCCGGAGGACAATGAACATCGTTCCGAGGAccaaagtgaaaaccatcaagatGTTTCTCACGCTAAATCTGCTTTTTCTGCTCTCGTGGCTCCCCTTTTATGTGGTTCAGCTTTGGCACCCACATGAGACCGATTACAGGAAAAGCTCTTTGGTTTTTATGTCAGTCACTTTGATCTCCTTTAGTTCCTCGGCCTCAAAGCCGACCTTGTACTCTGTGTACAACGCAAACTTCAGGAGGGGAATGAAGGAAACTTTCTGCATGTCCTCCATGAAATGCTACCGCAGCAATGCCTACACCATCACCGCCAGCTCCAGGGTAGCCAAAAGAAATTACGTGGGGATCTCAGAGATGCCCCCACCTGCCAAAACAGTTTCTAAGGACTCTGTATATGACTCGTTTGACAGGGAGGCTAAAGAGAAGAAACTGGCCTGGCCCATTAATTCAAACCCCCCCAATACGTTTGTCTAA